One part of the Thermostichus vulcanus str. 'Rupite' genome encodes these proteins:
- the mutY gene encoding A/G-specific adenine glycosylase, giving the protein MQRLRESLGRWYRAHGRDLPWRHTQDPYAIWVSEVMLQQTQVATVIPYFQRWMQALPRIPDLAAAPQQRVLKLWEGLGYYRRALNLHKAAQILMQEQQGTFPTDLETVLALPGIGRTTAGGILSAAFNQPVPILDGNVKRVLARLVALQHPPAQCLPLLWQLSEQVLDPVQPRRFNQALMDLGATVCRPKQPRCGECPWQAECSAYNRGQHHQLPMSVPRPSRPHKQIAVAIVLRGKEILIDQRLETSMLSGLWEFPGGKIEPGETAAECVVREVKEEIGIDIEVVTELATIEHAYTHFTITLIAFICRYLSGEARPLQCTEVRWVRPAELSKFPFPGANQKLFPYLHAWLAEQRGALDSESSRDP; this is encoded by the coding sequence TTGCAACGACTGCGGGAGTCTTTGGGGCGTTGGTACCGCGCCCATGGTCGGGATCTCCCTTGGCGGCACACTCAGGATCCCTATGCGATTTGGGTTTCAGAGGTGATGTTGCAGCAGACCCAGGTGGCAACGGTGATCCCCTATTTCCAGCGTTGGATGCAGGCGTTGCCCCGGATCCCCGACTTGGCTGCCGCTCCCCAACAACGGGTGCTCAAACTTTGGGAGGGCTTGGGCTACTACCGACGCGCCTTAAACCTGCACAAAGCCGCCCAGATCCTCATGCAGGAGCAGCAGGGCACATTTCCCACTGATCTGGAGACGGTTCTGGCGTTACCAGGGATTGGACGGACCACCGCTGGCGGGATCCTCAGCGCTGCTTTTAATCAACCTGTGCCGATTCTGGATGGCAATGTGAAGCGGGTGTTGGCGCGTCTGGTTGCTTTGCAACACCCTCCAGCCCAGTGTTTGCCCCTCTTGTGGCAGCTTTCGGAACAAGTATTGGATCCCGTGCAGCCCCGGCGTTTCAATCAAGCGCTCATGGACTTGGGAGCAACAGTTTGTCGCCCCAAACAGCCGCGCTGTGGAGAATGTCCTTGGCAAGCGGAATGTAGCGCCTACAATCGAGGTCAACACCACCAGTTGCCTATGTCTGTGCCTCGTCCTAGCCGTCCCCACAAGCAAATTGCCGTGGCGATCGTTTTGCGAGGAAAAGAAATCCTCATTGACCAACGACTAGAAACCTCGATGCTAAGCGGGTTGTGGGAGTTTCCGGGGGGGAAAATTGAACCGGGGGAAACGGCGGCTGAATGTGTGGTGCGGGAAGTTAAAGAAGAAATCGGTATCGATATTGAAGTGGTGACGGAACTGGCCACCATTGAACATGCCTACACCCATTTCACTATTACTTTGATTGCCTTCATCTGCCGCTATTTGAGTGGGGAAGCCCGTCCCCTGCAGTGTACTGAAGTCCGTTGGGTCCGTCCGGCAGAACTCTCAAAATTTCCCTTCCCAGGGGCCAATCAAAAGTTGTTTCCTTACCTGCACGCCTGGCTGGCTGAACAAAGGGGAGCACTGGATAGCGAATCAAGTCGGGATCCCTGA